The genomic segment CCCCTGCGACCGCGATCGGGCGACCTTGGTCATCGCGGCCAGGGGATCGGCCGCCGAGTGGAAGCGTGGCCTGATCACAGCCGGCCGCAACCCCGCCAGCTCGGCCCGCAACGCCGCCTCGGCCCGCACCCGATCACGCACCACCAGGTCGACGGGGAACACCCGGGACGGCAGCGGGCTCTCCTCCTGCCGCCGATCCAGCGCGGCGATGGCCTGATGCACCTCGCGAACGGTGCTCTCCCGCACCCCGCCCCGCCCGTGCAGCACCCGATCGACGGTCGCCTGACTGAGCCCGGCCTGAGCGGCGATCTCGCGGATCCGATAGGGGTGCTTCACGCCCGCTCCCTCCCTCGGCCAGCCCGCCGGATTTGCCGGTTTTCTTCCTGTGTTCCCACCGCCACCCCCCGCCACCCAGGGCAGGGACGGGGTCACCCTACGCCGAGACACGCATCGCGGGTCCGGGTTATCCACAGGCAGATACGAGTTATCCACAGGGCCCGCGGCGAGGTTGCGCGAGCGGTAGCGTCCTCGCACCGGCAAGGATCCGGCCCCTCACCGGACAGCATGAGGGGTTTCTGAGGGCTTATGGAAGGACTTTGATGTTTGGTCAGCCCATTGCGCGACTGGTCACGCGTCACCGTCGATCAGAGCGGTCATGCGGCGGTGCTCGTCCGCCATGAGCGCCAGGATGAGGTGGCGCTGGGTGGCCGGCATCTCCGGGTTGTCGAGCAGCTGATCGAGCTGGGCGCCCATGTCGACCAGGCTCGGGCGCAACTCGGCCACGGCCGGGGAGATGGCGGCAAATGCCGGGGCCGGCGAGCCGGTGGGCACGGCTTCGGGCGCGGCGTGCGCTGGAGCTGCAGTGGATGCGCCGGGCACCAGGACTGTCGCCGGGTCGGCAGGCGCCGGGCCTGTCGCGGGACCGGTTGAGGCCGAGGCTGCTGGGGGATCGGCGGGTCCGAGGGCGGCAGCGGAGCCGGTGGGCGCCGGCGCTCCTGCGGGATCGGTGGGCGCCGGGGCTGCTGCGGGATCGGTGGGCGCCGGGGCTGTCGCGGAGCCGGTGGACGCCGAGGCCGGCGCAAAGTCGGACCCTGGGGCTGTCGCGGAGCCGGTGGACGCCGGGGTCGCAGCGGTGTCAGCAGGCGCCGGGGCTGTCGCGGAGTCGTGGCGTGCTGGGGCCGTGCCGGGGGTGCTCTGCGCGGGCCGGGTGGCCGACTCGTCGCCGGGGTGAGTGGGCGACTCATCGGACGCGTGCCGGGGCTTGAGCGCGCGGATCTCGACCGTGGGGGCCGCGGCGGCTTCGGACGTGGTGGTCGAATCGGTTCCAGCGAAGGAGGCGGCGGCGGGGGTGGCGGGAGATGAGGAACGCACCCGAGAAAGAAGATCGTTCAGAGCGTCAGTCAGCTCAGCCACCTCACGGGGGCTCTTCACCTCGGGCAACCGCTGCCCCGGGTCGGCCGGGTCCAGCTCCCGGGCGGCCCCCAGCAACCGCTGGAACGGCCGCAACACCAGCCCGGTAGCGAACCACACCCCGGCCGCGCTCAGGACGGCGGCGAGCAGTACCAGCAGATCCACGACCAGCACGTTATCGGTGTGCTGCTCGGACAGGTCGTCCAGGCTCATCAGAATCTGGAGTTGCCCCCCGGTGGGCAGGGTCTGCGCGAGGGACCGCCATTCGTCGTCTCCGGAGCTCACCGTCGAGTAGCCGTCTTTCGCCGGCATCGGGAATCCGGCGGACGACCCGACTTGTTTGAGCATTTCTCCGCCTTGGATGAGGCGGATCGCGAAGCTGCCGTCGGTGGGCAGGGACCCGTTTTTCTGCGCGGCGGCGCGTACCTGTTCGGCGCGGGCGGCGAGGACGCGGTCGAGGTCGTCGCGGTCGCGATGGTCGATCCGTACGACGATGAGCAGCCCGGCCAGCGCGACCACGAGCGCGACAAGTGCGGTGACGGTCAGCGTCAGCTGGGTGCGAAGCCTCATGGCCGGGGCGGGTTCCTCGGGGACGACGGCGGCGTGAAGTGCGGGGGCAAGGGCGAGGCTAGTGGAGCAACGAGCAGCCGGGAAGATCGGGACGGCCTGGCGAAGGGCAATGGTGCCGATAGGTGGGACAGGACCGCGACGGCCGGCCGAACGGCTAAACTAGTTCCTGCCCGCGTCGAGAGGCGCTGCGACGGTGACTGTCTTCGGCTGGTCTCCGCCACGCTCGGCCCGGGTTTCTGTAGCCAAGGGCGCCTCCTGATGAGGGAGGAGACCCCTCGTATGAGCACCGATCTTGCCAATAGCCGCCTGACCTCGGTCAACGGGGTCGAGTTCGCGGTGGCCGACATCAACCTGGCCGAGGCGGGCCGGCACCAGCTGCGGCTGGCCGAGCACGAGATGCCGGGCCTGATGTCGCTGCGTGCGGAGTTCGGCGACAGCAAGCCGCTGGCCGGGGCCCGGATCGCGGGTTCGCTGCACATGACCGTGCAGACCGCCGTGCTGATCGAGACGTTGGTGGCGCTGGGCGCGCAGGTGCGCTGGGTGTCCTGCAACATTTTCTCGACGCAGGACGAGGCGGCCGCCGCGGTTGTGGTCGGCCCCGAGGGCACCGTCGACAAGCCGGTCGGCGTCCCCGTTTTCGCCTGGAAGGGCGAGACGCTGGACGAGTACTGGTGGGCCACCATGAAGTTGTTCGACTTCGGTGACGGCCTGGGCCCGAACATGATTCTCGACGACGGCGGCGACGCGACCCTGCTGGTGCACAAGGGTGTCGAGTTCGAGGCGGCCGGCGCGGTGCCGCAGGCCACCGAGGACGACAACCACGAGTACCGGATCATCCTGGAGACGCTGCGCGGCAGCCTCGCGCAGGACGGGCAGCGGTTCACCCGGGTCGCGGCCGACATCCGGGGTGTGACCGAGGAGACGACGACCGGTGTGGCCCGGCTTTACAAGCTGGCCAAGGAGGGCACGCTGCTCTTCCCGGCGATCAACGTCAACGACGCGGTCACCAAGAGCAAGTTCGACAACAAGTACGGCATCCGGCACTCGCTGGTCGACGGGCTGAACCGGGCGACCGACGTGATGCTGGGCGGCAAGCTGGCCGTGGTCTGCGGTTACGGCGATGTCGGTAAGGGCGCGGCGGAGACGCTGCGGGGTCAGGGCGCCCGTGTGGTCGTCACCGAGATCGACCCGATCTGCGCACTGCAGGCCGCGATGGACGGCATGCAGGTCGCTACCCTGGAAGACGTCATCGCTCAGGGTGACATCTTCATCACCACCACCGGCGGCACCGACATCATCACCGCCGAGCACCTGGCGGCGATGAAGCACAACGCGATCGTCGGTAACGTCGGCCACTTCGACGACGAAATCGACATGGCGGGCCTGGCCAAGGTCCCCGGAATCGATAAGGTTGAAATCAAGCCGCAGGTGCACGAGTGGCGCTTCCCGGACGGTCACTCCGTGATCGTTCTTTCCGAGGGCCGCCTGATGAACCTGGGCAACGCGACCGGCCACCCCAGCTTCGTGATGTCGAACTCGTTCACCAACCAGGTGATGGCGCAGATCGAGCTGTGGACCAAGCCGGGTGAGTACGAGAAGCAGGTGTTCGTTCTTCCGAAACATCTGGATGAGAAGGTGGCCCGGCTGCACCTCGACGCCTTGGGTGTTCGGCTGACCACGCTCACCAAGAAGCAGGCGGAATACCTCGGGGTCGACATCGAGGGCCCGTACAAGCCGGAGCACTACCGCTACTGACAACTGCTTTCCCCGCCCGGCCTCATCGGTGGGGCCGGGCAGGGAAAGATGTTCACCGTGCACGTCGAGGAATCCCTGCTCTTCATCTTGGCCGCCGTCGGCGTGATCGTGGCGATCCGGGTGGTCGCCGAGAAGACGGGCTTGCCGGCCGCCGCTCTTCTCACGATCGTCGGCATCACGTACGCGGTGCTGCCGGGGCCGAACGTCGAGCTCGAACCCGAGCTGATCATGACGTATGTGATCCCGCCGTTGCTTTACAGCGCGGCGCTGGACGCGTCCTTGCTCGATATCCGCCGGCACATGCGTACGGTCGTCAGCCTGTCGGTCCTGCTCGTGCTGGCCACGGCGTTGCTGATCGGCGTCGGCATGAACCTGTTCGTGGCCGGGGCGACGCTCGCGGCCGGGATCGCGCTCGGCGCCGCCGTGGCCCCGCCCGACCCGGTGGCTGCCCTGGCCGTGGGCCGCCGTGCCGGGCTGCCGCCCAAGATGATCACCCTGATCCAGGGCGAGGGTCTGCTCAACGACGCGACCGCGCTGACGATTCTGACTGTGGCGATTGCCGCCACCGACGGGGACGGGTTCTCGTTCCCGTCCGCCACCTTGGAGTTCTTCATCATGGCGGCGGGCGGTGTCGTTGCCGGCATCGTGGTGGCGTACATCGTCCGTTATCTCCGGCATCTGCGGCACGACCCGCTCACCGCGAACGCGATCTCGCTCGCCACTCCCCTGGCGGCGTACGTGCTGGCCGAGTCGGTGCACGTCTCGGGTGTGCTGGCCGTCGTCATCGCCGGTCTGATCATCGGGCACGACTCGTCGCGGCACAGTGTGGCGGCCAGCCGGCTGCAGACCACCGCGGTCTGGCGGCTGGTCGATTTCCTGCTCGAGGGCCTGGTCTTCCTGCTCATCGGTCAGCAGCTGCCCACGGTGGTGGAGGGTCTGAGCGAGTACGAGACCTCGACCGTCGTCATCGCGGTGGCGGTCACGGTGGGGGTG from the Paractinoplanes abujensis genome contains:
- a CDS encoding HAMP domain-containing protein, with protein sequence MRLRTQLTLTVTALVALVVALAGLLIVVRIDHRDRDDLDRVLAARAEQVRAAAQKNGSLPTDGSFAIRLIQGGEMLKQVGSSAGFPMPAKDGYSTVSSGDDEWRSLAQTLPTGGQLQILMSLDDLSEQHTDNVLVVDLLVLLAAVLSAAGVWFATGLVLRPFQRLLGAARELDPADPGQRLPEVKSPREVAELTDALNDLLSRVRSSSPATPAAASFAGTDSTTTSEAAAAPTVEIRALKPRHASDESPTHPGDESATRPAQSTPGTAPARHDSATAPAPADTAATPASTGSATAPGSDFAPASASTGSATAPAPTDPAAAPAPTDPAGAPAPTGSAAALGPADPPAASASTGPATGPAPADPATVLVPGASTAAPAHAAPEAVPTGSPAPAFAAISPAVAELRPSLVDMGAQLDQLLDNPEMPATQRHLILALMADEHRRMTALIDGDA
- the ahcY gene encoding adenosylhomocysteinase; its protein translation is MSTDLANSRLTSVNGVEFAVADINLAEAGRHQLRLAEHEMPGLMSLRAEFGDSKPLAGARIAGSLHMTVQTAVLIETLVALGAQVRWVSCNIFSTQDEAAAAVVVGPEGTVDKPVGVPVFAWKGETLDEYWWATMKLFDFGDGLGPNMILDDGGDATLLVHKGVEFEAAGAVPQATEDDNHEYRIILETLRGSLAQDGQRFTRVAADIRGVTEETTTGVARLYKLAKEGTLLFPAINVNDAVTKSKFDNKYGIRHSLVDGLNRATDVMLGGKLAVVCGYGDVGKGAAETLRGQGARVVVTEIDPICALQAAMDGMQVATLEDVIAQGDIFITTTGGTDIITAEHLAAMKHNAIVGNVGHFDDEIDMAGLAKVPGIDKVEIKPQVHEWRFPDGHSVIVLSEGRLMNLGNATGHPSFVMSNSFTNQVMAQIELWTKPGEYEKQVFVLPKHLDEKVARLHLDALGVRLTTLTKKQAEYLGVDIEGPYKPEHYRY
- a CDS encoding Na+/H+ antiporter gives rise to the protein MFTVHVEESLLFILAAVGVIVAIRVVAEKTGLPAAALLTIVGITYAVLPGPNVELEPELIMTYVIPPLLYSAALDASLLDIRRHMRTVVSLSVLLVLATALLIGVGMNLFVAGATLAAGIALGAAVAPPDPVAALAVGRRAGLPPKMITLIQGEGLLNDATALTILTVAIAATDGDGFSFPSATLEFFIMAAGGVVAGIVVAYIVRYLRHLRHDPLTANAISLATPLAAYVLAESVHVSGVLAVVIAGLIIGHDSSRHSVAASRLQTTAVWRLVDFLLEGLVFLLIGQQLPTVVEGLSEYETSTVVIAVAVTVGVTLVLRPLWLILTQLLPRSLHMRLGGDPMGEDDSADPARKERMREKALTGKEVTALSWAGTRGVISLAAIFTLPETVPQRDLLHFCAFVVVLVTLLGQGLTFAPLVQWLGLRANKTDEARERNEARSASVEAALVRLDEIQEEQHDHVEDVAIEHMRKQLEVRLERYRRRLDMLEKAESDEVPVSPQYEAALMVRRKVIEAQREELLRWRDAGNLNDEGLRILERELDHEERLLPDRGRA